TATCCCTATATAAGCTTTCTTTCATGCTTACTATAGGAAGATCATAATACTTGCCAATCTCATTATGTACTCGCTGCGCATTACGCCCATCATCATAAAAAACATTATTGAACATAAACAATGCAGGTTGTACGGGTGACAGTAACAGCTTACGTATCAGACCTTCAAAGGTTTCTTGATACAGCGAAGTGTCCTCGTCATTCACACTGAATTCTACGAATACCATATCCGGCTTATGGATAAGAACATCCTCCTCCACTCTGGCTACTCCGAACTTGGAGCTGGTGGCACCAACTCCTGCATTAATATACACACATTTTGCCCGAGGAAACGTTCTCTCCCACCATTCGAAGACACGATAGGCATAACAGGTCTCAGGAGATGTAGCTGCAGCCCCTGCAGTAATGGACCCTCCCAGGAAACCAATAGTAATCTCCTTACCGGAAGTGGCTTTTTCCATTACACGTTTCATTCGTGCCAGATTACCGATATTAATAATCCCCCTGTCATATACTTCTTTCCAATTGATTGAATTTAAATTCTGATTCATACTCTCATCCCTTACATTACACCGTAGTTACGGTCATCCTCGCTGGTTCCTTCATTTGCCTTAATATAATCAACAATCTCATCAACTGTTGTGAAGGCAAGTCCAACGTAGCTATCCGCAGCACCATAATAAATTGCTATTCTGCCCGTCTTTGCATCAGTCAGCGCTGCACATGGGAATACAACATTTGCAACAAAGCCCCTCTCCTCATACCATTCCTCAGGAGTAAGGATAAAGGTATCACAGCGATGCTTTACTATGGACGGGTTATCAATATCCAGAATACAAGCACCCATGCTGTATACATAACCATTGCAGGTTCCGGTAACACCATGATAGAACAACAGCCATCCCTCACTTGTTTCAATGGGGGCAGCGCCTCCTCCAATCTTTAAGGATTGCCACCACTGACTGCCTTTCGCCATTACATGTCTGTGCTTACCCCAGTAAACCATATCCGGGCTTTCACTTAAGAAGACATCTCCAAAGGGAGTATGCCCACTGTCACTAGGCCTTGACAGAAGAGCAAAATTGTTATTAATCTTTCTGGGGAACAATACACCGTTACGGTTAAACGGAAGGAAAGGATTCTCCAGTCTAACAAACTTCTTAAAATCAGTTG
The nucleotide sequence above comes from Variimorphobacter saccharofermentans. Encoded proteins:
- a CDS encoding glycoside hydrolase family 130 protein; the encoded protein is MSNVKIIADNLPNIPWQDKPENCVGPVWRYSENPIIGRNPLKGVARIFNSAVVPYQGEFIGVFRGEQTNGIPYLYLGHSKDAIHWNYEPDKISFVNEKGEPYMPRYAYDPRLIKVEDTYYIIWCTDFYGAALGIAKTTDFKKFVRLENPFLPFNRNGVLFPRKINNNFALLSRPSDSGHTPFGDVFLSESPDMVYWGKHRHVMAKGSQWWQSLKIGGGAAPIETSEGWLLFYHGVTGTCNGYVYSMGACILDIDNPSIVKHRCDTFILTPEEWYEERGFVANVVFPCAALTDAKTGRIAIYYGAADSYVGLAFTTVDEIVDYIKANEGTSEDDRNYGVM